A section of the Callithrix jacchus isolate 240 chromosome 14, calJac240_pri, whole genome shotgun sequence genome encodes:
- the LOC118147254 gene encoding granulysin isoform X1, which yields MATWALLLLAAMLLGNPGLVVSRQSPEYYDLATAHLGDKERSCPCLAQEGPQDDLFTKTEKLGFRCKTCLRMIQALKDMVKEPTKENISDASTRLCRKVKSLWRDFCLKTIRRYMPRLIQDIMGRKTAQEICVDIRMCKPSMGPL from the exons ATGGCTACCTGGGCTCTCCTGCTTCTTGCTGCCATGCTCCTGGGCAACCCAG GTCTGGTCGTCTCTCGTCAGAGCCCTGAGTACTATGACCTGGCGACAGCCCACCTGGGTGACAAGGAGCGATCCTGtccatgcctggcccaggaagGCCCCCAG GATGATCTGTTCACCAAAACAGAGAAGCTGGGCTTCCGCTGCAAGACTTGTCTGAGGATGATCCAGGCACTGAAGGACATGGTGAAGGAGCCCACCAAG GAAAACATTTCCGATGCTTCGACCAGGCTGTGCAGGAAGGTGAAGTCACTATGGCGTGACTTCTGCCTAAAGACCATAAGGAGGTACATGCCTAGACTTATCCAGGACATCATGGGCAGAAAAACTGCCCAGGAGATCTGTGTGGACATCAGGATGTGCAAACCTTCTATGG GTCCTCTCTGA
- the LOC118147254 gene encoding granulysin isoform X2, whose protein sequence is MATWALLLLAAMLLGNPGLGVSVSPKGKDTPGRESGFGWAIWMEGLVVSRQSPEYYDLATAHLGDKERSCPCLAQEGPQDDLFTKTEKLGFRCKTCLRMIQALKDMVKEPTKENISDASTRLCRKVKSLWRDFCLKTIRRYMPRLIQDIMGRKTAQEICVDIRMCKPSMGPL, encoded by the exons ATGGCTACCTGGGCTCTCCTGCTTCTTGCTGCCATGCTCCTGGGCAACCCAG GCCTTGGGGTCAGCGTGAGTCCCAAGGGCAAGGACACTCCTGGAAGGGAGAGTGGATTTGGCTGGGCCATCTGGATGgaag GTCTGGTCGTCTCTCGTCAGAGCCCTGAGTACTATGACCTGGCGACAGCCCACCTGGGTGACAAGGAGCGATCCTGtccatgcctggcccaggaagGCCCCCAG GATGATCTGTTCACCAAAACAGAGAAGCTGGGCTTCCGCTGCAAGACTTGTCTGAGGATGATCCAGGCACTGAAGGACATGGTGAAGGAGCCCACCAAG GAAAACATTTCCGATGCTTCGACCAGGCTGTGCAGGAAGGTGAAGTCACTATGGCGTGACTTCTGCCTAAAGACCATAAGGAGGTACATGCCTAGACTTATCCAGGACATCATGGGCAGAAAAACTGCCCAGGAGATCTGTGTGGACATCAGGATGTGCAAACCTTCTATGG GTCCTCTCTGA